The Dehalococcoidia bacterium genomic sequence CAGGCGAAGGTCTTCTCGTCGGGCGCGATCATGCCGGCGCGGGCGCCTGCCTCGATCGACATGTTGCAGACGGTCATCCGCCCTTCTATGGAAAGGCCGCGGATGGCCGAACCGGTGTACTCAATCGCGTGGCCGGTGGCGCCGCCGATGCCGATGCGGCCGATGATGCCGAGGATGATGTCCTTCGCCGTGACGCCGGGCGGCAGCGCGCCCTCGACGCGGACCTCCATCGTCTGCGGCTTGCTCTGCACGATCGTCTGCGTGGCGAGCACATGCTCGACCTCGCTGGTGCCGATGCCGAAGGCGAAGGCGCCGAAGGCGCCGTGCGTGGAGGTGTGGCTGTCGCCGCAGACGATCAGCTTGCCCGGCAGCGTGTAGCCCAGCTCGGGGCCGATCACGTGCACAATGCCCTGGCCCTCGCTGTGGATGTCGTAGAGCGGCACGCCGAACTCGGCGGCGTTCTGCTGCAGCGTCTCGATCTGCTGGCGGGCAATCGTGTCCTCGATCGCGGAGACGGGCAGCATGCGCCCCGTCGTCGGCACGTTGTGATCGACCGTGGCGATGGTCAGCTCCGGCCGGCGTACGGAGCGCTCGGCCAGGCGCAGCCCCTCGAACGCCTGCGGCGAGGTGACTTCGTGCACGAGATGCAGATCGACATACAGGATCGCCGGCTCGCCGGGCGGTTCTTCGACGACGTGGGCATCCCAAAGCTTCTCGAACATCGTGCGTGGCGCCATCTGCATCGCCTCCCGGAGTGCGCTCGGCCGTGCCGGCCCCGGCCGCACCGTTATGGTACGCAACATCCGCACCGGGCGCGATTCTGGGCCGTGGCTCTCAGTGTCGCAGGCAGTAACACCGCGATCCAGCGGCATCGTTGCCATGCGTTGCATAGCCGGAGAGCATCGCATGCGCTCCGGGCCATGCGGGCGAGCAGTGCTTGCATGGAGGCTTACGCAATCAGCCGGCGGCCGGCAGCCGTCGCCCCAGCGCGCAGATGCTCATGCAGGGCGGCGCGGGCGCGGGCGAAGGCCCGGCCGTCGTCCAAGAGCTGCCGCGCCCAGTTGGCGCCGAGCTGCAGTGCGTTGAGCTCGAAGGCGAGCTGCGCGGGGTCGGCTTTCGGCTGCAGGTGGCCCGCGGCGATCGCCTCGCGGATCGCCTCTTCCAGCGAGCCGAGCCAGCCGCGCATGATCGACGCCACGCGGTCGCGCACGGGACCGGGCCGGCCGTCGAAGTCGGCGGCGGCGGCGGCGAAAAAGCAGCCGCCGCGGAACACCGACCCGTCCGTGAAGCCAAGCCAGCCGTCGCACAGCCGCAACAGGCGCGGCAGGCCGGGTTCGGCCTCCAGCGCCGGTTGCACCGCCGCCCGGTCGAAGGCCGCGGCAGCGGCGTCCAGCGTGGCGAGCTGCAGCTCCTCTTTTGATCCGAAGTGGGCGAAGAGGCCGCTCTTGCTGATCTGCAGCTCGCCGGCGAGCCGGCCAAGCGAGAGTCCTTCAAGCCCCTCGACCGAGGCGATGTTCATCGCGGCGGCGAGAATGGCGCGGCGGGTGCGGGCACCCTGCGCGGCGCGGCGGCCGTGCCGGGCCGCCGCACTCTCCTCATTCATCTCCCAGCTCCGCCTCGCGTCCGTGACAGACACCACACTGTGGCACCATGACGACCTTGCAGCACGACCGGTCGTTCTCTACACTCGATTGTAGCACGACCGATCGTGCTATTGAAGGATCGCGCTGACCGGAGCAGCGATGCCCGTCCCACTCGTCCTCGACAAGGCCGCGACCATGCACCCTTGTGCCGTGCTGCCGGCCGGCGTCGACGGCGCCTGCAGCGCCAATGTCGAACCCGGCGGGAAACGGAGGCGCCCCTGCTGCCGCGCCCAATCTTTCTCTCCGGTCATTTTTCCCCCGGTCATTTTCCAAGGAGGCGTATCCCGATGGCTTCCCCGTTTCATGCCGGCGAGCGCGCCGTGCAGCGTTTGGCCGGCACAAACCGGCAGGCGGAGCGGATCGGCGCCGGCTTCGCGGACCGGATTTCGCCAGGAGTCGCGGAGTTCGTCGCCGGCCAGGCGCTGGCCGTGGCCGGCAGCATCGATCCGCGCGGCCGCGTCTGGGCC encodes the following:
- a CDS encoding TetR/AcrR family transcriptional regulator; translated protein: MNEESAAARHGRRAAQGARTRRAILAAAMNIASVEGLEGLSLGRLAGELQISKSGLFAHFGSKEELQLATLDAAAAAFDRAAVQPALEAEPGLPRLLRLCDGWLGFTDGSVFRGGCFFAAAAADFDGRPGPVRDRVASIMRGWLGSLEEAIREAIAAGHLQPKADPAQLAFELNALQLGANWARQLLDDGRAFARARAALHEHLRAGATAAGRRLIA
- the leuC gene encoding 3-isopropylmalate dehydratase large subunit; protein product: MAPRTMFEKLWDAHVVEEPPGEPAILYVDLHLVHEVTSPQAFEGLRLAERSVRRPELTIATVDHNVPTTGRMLPVSAIEDTIARQQIETLQQNAAEFGVPLYDIHSEGQGIVHVIGPELGYTLPGKLIVCGDSHTSTHGAFGAFAFGIGTSEVEHVLATQTIVQSKPQTMEVRVEGALPPGVTAKDIILGIIGRIGIGGATGHAIEYTGSAIRGLSIEGRMTVCNMSIEAGARAGMIAPDEKTFAWVKGRRFAPRGADWDAALAAWRELPTDVGASYDRTVEIDATRLVPHVTWGTNPEMVAPITDRVPDPASYKDPSDRAAIERALEYMGLKPLTPIQEIAIDRVFIGSCTNSRLEDLRAAAAVVKGKKVNPKVRALVVPGSWLTKTEAEKEGLDQVFVEAGFEWRDAGCSMCLGMNPDILQPGERCASTSNRNFEGRQGKGGRTHLVSPQMAAAAAIAGHFVDIRDW